A stretch of DNA from Paenibacillus sp. FSL W8-0186:
CCCGCAAAATTTCGTGGCGGGAGTGCTCGTTCCGCTCCAGATCCATACAGCAGTCGTCGGCTTTGATTTCCGCTACGGGTATCGCGGGGAAGGCGACGCCGGGATGCTGCGCGAGCTTAGCGACAACACCCTAGAGGTTCATACGGTTCCTCCGTTTCTCATAGAAGGAGAGAAGGTGAGCAGCTCCGGGATTCGCCGGGCGCTGGCGGAGGGAGAAGTTCAGCTTGCTGCGCGCTGGCTGGGCCGAAGATATTCGATTTATGGGACAGTGATGCACGGCGAGAAGCGCGGGCGGCAAATCGGCTTCCCTACAGCGAATCTCAAGCCAGACGAGCATTTCGTACTCCCCGCCAAAGGCGTTTATGCTGTGCGGGTAAACTATGAAGGACAGCGATTGGAGGGCGTTATGAACGTGGGAGTCAAGCCGACATTCCATAACGATAAGTCAGCGCCTTCCTTGGAAATCCATCTCTTCGATTTTAACGGGGACTTATATGGCAAATCCCTATCCGTAGAATTGGTAGAATTCATTCGCGAGGAGCGAAGGTTCGGCTCGATCGACGAGCTTGTAGCCCAGATCGGTAAAGATGCGGACACAGCTAAAAGCATGCTCCTTGCCGCGGAGTAGAAGGATCAACGAATTTATGGGCGAACGGTGCTTAATAGCATTTACATTTGTCCATCATTTATGGTATACTGATCTACGTTGTTCGTGGTGAAGTTTGGTATTTTTCCACATGACAACTATAACCTTAGCTTGGTTGACCGGACCTCACCGCCCGGCGACGAGGCTAACGGCGATTAGATAAAGGAGGTGAACAGGATGGCATTGACTCAAGAACGCAAACAACAACTGATCGAAGAGCACAAAACTCATGAATCCGATACAGGATCCCCAGAGGTGCAAATTGCTATCCTTACGGAGAACATTGTTAATTTGACCGAACACTTGCGCTCGCACAAGAAGGATCATCATTCCCGTCGCGGTCTATTGAAAATGGTCGGCCAACGTCGTAAGTTGTTGGCATACCTGAAGAACAAAGACGTAAGACGTTACTCCGCTTTGATCGAGAAGCTCGGATTGCGTCGTTAATTTCTCGTGGTTAACTAAAGCAGCCTGGTTGCCGCCGGATGCGCTATTATAGCGAACGGTGGCGGCCGGGTTGCTTTTTAACAGTTGTTAAATTGTATAGACTTTGTTTTTTTACGCATCTATAGCTCCTTCAGGAGCTTTTGTTGTGAAAGGGGACAGACTTCAACTTCTTTTATGATTTGGGCAAAAGGAGGAAATAATGAAGTCTATAACGAATTTCTATCTGAACAAGGAGGGATTTCATGGAGAAACATGTGAAAATGCAGTTGGGAGGAAGACCTCTTATACTGGAAACTGGCCGCTTGGCAAAACAAGCAAACGCAGCCGTTATGGTCCGTTACGGCGATACAGCCGTGTTGTGTACGGTAACAGCATCCTCCGAGCCGAAGGATCTTGATTTCTTTCCGCTCACTGTAAATTATGAGGAGAAGCTCTACGCCGTAGGTAAAATTCCGGGAGGCTTTATCAAACGCGAAGGCCGTCCCAGCGAGAAAGCGATTTTGGCGAGCCGTTTGACTGACCGTCCGATTCGTCCGCTGTTCCCAGAGGGATTCCGCAACGATGTGCAAATCGTAAACCTCGTTATGAGCGTTGACCAAGACTGCGAACCAGAAATTGCGGCGATGATCGGTACTTCGGCAGCGCTGAGCATTTCGGATGTCCCGTTTAATGGACCGATTGGCGGCGTAGCTGTCGGCCGTGTTGACGGACAGTTTATTATTAATCCGGATGTTGCCCAGCAGGAAGCAAGCGATATTTATGTCGTGGTGGCGGGTACGAAGGATGCCATTATGATGGTGGAAGCCGAAGCAAATGAAGTGCCAGAAGAAGTTATGCTTGAGGCGATCATGTTTGGCCATGAGGAAATCAAAAATATCGTGGCGGTTATTGAAGAACTCGTTGCCATTGCCGGCAAAGAGAAGATGGAAGTTAAGCTTCATTCCGTAGATGACGAAGTCAATCGCGAGGTTCGTGAATTTGCGGCAAGTCGTCTAATCGAAGCGGTTAGAATTGCCGAGAAGCATGCTCGTCAGGATGCGATCGACGCCATCAACGAGGAAACCGTAGCTCATTTTGAGGAGAAGTACATAGAGTCTCCAGAGCTTCTTAAAGACGTGATGGAGGTACTTCACGATATCGTTAAGGAAGAAGTGCGCCGTCTGATTACCCATGATAAGATCCGTCCAGATGGCCGGAAACTGGAAGAAATCCGTCCGATCGAGTGCGACATCAGCCTGCTGCCGCGCACGCATGGATCAGGCTTGTTTACGCGTGGCCAAACGCAGGCGCTCAGCGTATGTACGCTTGGTGCACTAGGCGACGTGCAAATTCTTGACGGAATTGATCTGGAAGAATCCAAGCGCTTTATGCATCACTACAACTTCCCTCCGTTTAGCGTGGGCGAAGCTCGTCCGCTGCGTGCGCCGGGACGACGTGAAGTGGGACACGGAGCTCTTGGCGAAAGAGCATTGTCCAAAGTCATCCCGCCAGAATCGGAGTTCCCGTACACCATTCGTCTTGTCTCCGAGGTATTGGAATCGAACGGTTCTACCTCGCAAGCCAGCATTTGCGCAAGTACGCTTGCGATGATGGACGCTGGCGTACCGATTAAGGCGCCTGTAGCGGGTGTCGCGATGGGTCTGATCAAGGATGGCGATCAAGTGTCGATTCTGAGCGATATTCAAGGCATGGAAGATCACTTGGGCGACATGGACTTTAAAGTAGCCGGTACTGCGGAAGGTGTAACTGCGATCCAGATGGATATTAAAATCGATGGCATCGACCGCCAAATTCTTACCGACGCTTTGACCCAGGCGAGAGAAGGCCGTATGCACATCCTTTCCAAAATGATGGAGCGTATCCAGAAGCCGAAGGAAAGCTTGTCTCCATATGCGCCTAAGATTCTTATCATGAACATCAACCCTGACAAAATTCGCGATGTGATCGGCGCAGGCGGCAAAATCATCAACAAGATTATTGAAGAAACCGGCGTGAAAATCGATATCGAACAGGATGGCCGCGTATTCATTGCTTCTGCGAACGAAGAGATGAACAATAAGGCGCGTTCGATCATTGAAGGCATCGTGAAAGAAGTTGTTGTCGGTGAGATTTATGTGGGTACGGTAAAACGGATCGAGAAATTCGGCGCTTTCGTGGAGATTCTACCAGGCAAAGACGGTCTGGTTCATATTTCGCAGCTTTCTACAGAGCGTGTTGCTAAGGTGGAAGATGTTGTCGCTATCGGTGATACGATAACCGTCAAGGTTACGGAAATCGACCAGCAAGGTCGCGTGAATCTTTCCCGCAAAGCAGTGTTAACTGCAGAGGCAGCCAAATCAACAACTTAAGTTAACCCCATATTTCATTACAAAATGTGCGGGAAAAGAGACAGAATACAATATTCTGGCTCTTTTTTAATTTGTCCGTTTCTTTAGGATTTCTCGCCTAGACCACCGGTTTGTTGCATATTACAGTACTTGTCTTCATATGATGAGGACAAAACCGGGGTGAAGGGATGAGCTATCATGTATCGGAATAAACTCATCGCGATATTGCTTGGCTTCGTCGTCGTAATTGTATTTTGGCAGTGGGGAGGAATAAGGGCTTTCGTGGAAGAAAGCTCGGTGAGGCAAAGCGGTGATTTTGCATTCCGACTTATTGCAGAAGCGAGCGACGATGATCTGATGAAGGTTATTCGGGAGGAAGCCGCGAAACGGCGTGAGGAGCCTGTAGATGCGGTCATAGACCGTGTATGGAAGGCGATCCCAGGTTATAACGGAATTGAAGTGGACATTGAGAAGACATATCAAAAAGCCAAAGAGCTCCCGCGGGGGGCCGATATTCCCTACCAGTACCGTGAAGTGAAGCCACACGTCAATTTGGAGGATTTGGCGCCGGAGCCGATTTACCGCGGAAATCCAAACAAACCGATGGTGGCCTTAATGATTAATGTCGCTTGGGGGAACGAGTATATTGTCCCGATGCTGGATACGCTGGACGAAGCCAAAGTCAAAGCTACCTTTTTTCTGGATGGGAGCTGGCTGAAGAAAAACGTGGAAATCGCCCAGGAAATCCAAAAGAGGGGACATCAGCTGGAGAACCATGCCTATTCTCATCCGAACATGAGCCAATTGGATGATTACCGGGCCAGATTGGAAATTTCCAAAACGAAGGATTTGCTCAAAAGCGAGCTGAACGTGGACAATCGCTGGTTTGCACCGCCTTCCGGAGATTTTGATGCGCGTACCGTGCGGCAGGCTGCCGATTATGGATTGAAAACAGTGCTGTGGACGCTAGATACCGTCGATTGGAAAAAACCGCTTCCGTCCAGCATCGTTCAGAAAATATCGGCGAAGGTAGCTCCCGGAACGCTTATATTGATGCATCCGACCGAATCATCCAGCCGGGCGTTAAAGGATATGATCGCTGTAATTCGTGAGAAAGGATTAGTACTTGGAACCGTAGAGGAGACGTTGTCAAGCGATCGCGTATGGAAGCCGGGGAGTTGAGCAAACTTGTTTTTTTTGATAGGATAATGTTGGCTTTATGAAGTATGAGGGAATTAAAGTGTATGCTTACGAAGTAAGTTTTACTTCGTAAAACTAAGCTTATGCTTTCGAAGCGAGTTTTACTGCGTAGAATTTCATTGAAGCATAGCTTCGTAAAACTTTTAGGAGGGCCTTTCGTGCACAAAACACAACTTAAAAACGGCCTGCGGGTAGTTATGGAGAAAATTCCAACCTTCCGTTCAGTATCGTTTGGTATATGGGTGAAAACTGGATCACGGAACGAAAGTCCTGATTTAGGCGGTATTTCTCATTTTATAGAACACATGCTGTTCAAGGGGACCGAGCGGTATGATGCTAAAGAGATCGCCGAGCAGTTTGACGCAATTGGCGGCAACGTAAATGCTTTTACGTCAAAAGAATATACGTGTTATTATGCAAAAGTGCTGGATGAGCATTTGCCGATTGCGGTGGATGTGTTATCCGATATGTTCTTCAGATCGTTGTTCGATGAGGAAGAGCTGCGCAAAGAGAAAAATGTCATTTTGGAAGAAATCGCGATGTATGAAGATACGCCGGATGACATGGTCCATGACCTAATTTCTGAGGCAGCCTATGGAACTCATCCTCTTGCCTTGCCTATTCTGGGGACGGAGAAGCAGCTGCAGGCAATGGACTCCTCCCATTTGAAAGCATATATGAGGGAAAAATATACGGTCGACAACACGGTCATCAGCATTGCCGGGAACTATGACGATAACATTCTTGAGCTGCTGGAGAAGCATTTTGGCGATTTTGGCTCTAGGGGAGCGGAGAGCGCTCTGGCTGCGCCTGATTTTCTCGGGGGAATGAAGTTCCATCGTAAGAAGACAGAGCAAAATCACATTTGCTTATCTTTCCCCGGGCTGCAAATCGGCGATAAAAACCAGTATGCTATGGTGCTGTTGAACAATGCCTTGGGCGGCGGGATGAGCTCAAGGTTGTTCCAGGAAATCCGCGAGAAGCGGGGACTCGCCTATTCCGTATATTCTTACCATAGCTCGCATGCGGATAGCGGTCTTTTTACCGTATATGCGGGGACGGCGCCTAAGCAAACCAAGGACGTTCTGGAGCTGACCAAGGAAATACTGCATGACGTCTCGCGCAAAGGGCTTACCGAGAGCGAACTGAGCAAAGGGAAAGAGCAGTTGAAAGGAAGCTTAATCCTTAGCCTGGAGAGTACGAGCAGCCGGATGAACCGGCTTGGCAAGAACGAGCTGATGCTCGGACGCCATTACACGCTGGATGAAATTATTTCTCGAATCGAAGCAGTAACGATGGAGGATATCGGTGATGTGCTGCAAGGGATGTTTAAACAGCCCTATGCGCTGGCTATGGTCGGTTCCTCTGATCGCGTCTTATCAGGAATAAGGAGAGATGAACTTGTCGTATGAAGTGGAAATTAAACGTTTAGCAGGAAATGAAGATCTTGAGCTGCCGCAGAAGATGTCTTTGCAGGCTTCCGGCTTTGATCTATATGCCGCAATTACCGATGAAGTTGTGCTGAATCCGGGACAGCGCACCTTGATTCCGACTGGTTTTGCCCTAGCCATGCCGGCTGGCCTGGAAGCCCAAATCCGACCGCGCAGCGGACTAGCGTTCAAGCATGGCATTACCTGCCTCAATAGTCCTGGTACAATCGATGCCGACTACCGGGGAGAGGTAAAAGTGCTGTTGATCAACCACGGGGACGAGCCCTTTACCTTCCGGAGGGGAGAGCGCATTGCGCAAATGGTATTCCAAATCGTCCCTGATGTTAACCTCGTCCAGGTTGAGGAATTGTCTGAAACTGTGCGCGGTTCCGGGGGATTCGGCCATACCGGAAAAAATTGAATTTACGCTAAACTAGCGTATTCACAATGCTAGAACATGAAGGCTGCTGGCCTGTACTTATCGGTACAGGATCGGCAGCCTTTTTTGTTTGCGGCAAAAGCCTATGAACCGGGTATCACCACTTAATAGGCGTCGGCATAAGATGTTCTATAATGTGCTAGCTTGGAAGGAGGACGTCCACGATGCTTACCGGACTAACAATTGTATTTATTGGCGGAGATGCTCGGCAGATTCAAATTATTAACAAGTGTACGGAGCTTGACGCTACAGTGAAGGTAGTCGGCTTCGAACAATGGGAGCCTCCTCTATCCGGAGTATCGCATGAGAAGCTGTCTCCCGGTTTGCTAATGCGGGCCGACGTTATCGTGTTTCCAGTGATCGGCTGCAATGACCAAGGCGTTGTCGACTCGCCGTTTGCGAACGACGAGGTTGTGCTGACGAAAGATATGTTTGCGGAAATCCGGGAAGAGACAGTAGTTTATACAGGCATGGCCAAAAGTTTATTGAAACGCATGGCCGCCGAATTCAGTTTCAAGTTAATCGAGCTGCTTGAGCGGGATGATGTGGCGATATTCAACTCGATACCAACGGCTGAAGGAGCCATCATGATGGCGATTCAGCATACCGACATTACGATTCATGGTTCGACCTGTATCGTGCTGGGCATAGGAAGGACTGGGTTTACCTTGGCGCAAACCTTGCAGGGCCTAGGAGCAACCGTGAAGGTAGGGGTTCGCCGGGAAGATCAGGCAGCCAGAGCTATCCAAATGGGATGGAAGCCTTTCGTAGCAACGGATTTGAGGGCTTATACGGGGGAAATCGACTTGATTTTTAACACGATTCCGACTATGATAGTCACAGCACAAATCATCTCGAAATTGCCCCGGAACGTCGTCATTATTGATCTTGCTTCGGCTCCAGGAGGAACTGATTTTCGCTTTGCGGAGAAGCGGGGAATCAAGGCGCTTCTGGCCCCTGGTTTGCCCGGAATCGTCGCTCCTAAGACAGCAGGGATCATAATGGCGAATACGATCTGTCAGTCGATATCGGAAGAGTTCCATTTACGGGGGGATGAAATGTGAATTGGCAGGGTAAAACGGTAGGCTATGCGATAACAGGTTCGCATTGTACGTTTGCTGAAGTAATGCCGCAAATCAAGCGCTTTGTCGACGAGGGAGCCAATGTGGTTCCAATAGTATCTCATACGGTATTAACGACGGATACCCGGTTTGGCAAGTCGGAAGATTGGCGGAGTCAGATGAAGGAGATAACGGGGAATGAAATAATTTCCTCCATTGTCGATGCTGAGCCGCTAGGGCCTACGAAGCTGCTGGACGTTCTAGTTATTGCGCCATGCACCGGAACGACGACGAGCAAGCTTGCTAACGCGGTGACCGACAGTCCGGTATTGATGGCAGCGAAGGCCCAATTGCGTAATGGGCGCCCTGTCGTGTTGGCTGTATCAACGAATGACGGTCTTGGCTTCAACCTGGCTAATATCGCAAAATTAATCGTTGCTAAGAATATTTATTTCGTTCCTTTCGGACAGGATAATCCGACGGGCAAACCAAACTCCCTCGTGGCCAGAATGGAGCTCGTCCCCGAAGCAGCCTATGCCGCGCTGGAAGGTAAGCAATACCAGCCGCTGATTATTGAACGATTCAGATAATGGATTCATATTAATTCACATATAGTACTTTTGGGGAAAGGAAGACGTACCGGATGGCCCAACTAAATTAATTTTGTTGTGGCGGGAGCAGCAGGGGAGAGCTCGTACATGATCCGGCGAGAAGTAGGTATTCACGGACCGCTTGTGCCGTAATCCGGGTAATCAGCGTGGTTTGAACATGTGGATCGTATCCTCAACTTGATTTAAGGGAGTGTAGGAGCGCTGTTTAAACGCGTAAATTGCGCAGCACAAGCGTTACCGAGTTAAATAGCAGAGAGGCAATTTAAGAACGACGGAATGAAGTACTGCTTTACTCCGCCATCATACTGGAGGAATATGCATGCACATTATGGTGCAGAAGTTCGGCGGCACATCCCTCTCCTCTGCAGAAGCGAGGGAGCATGTCATTTCACACATTCGCCGGGAACTGGATAACGGCTACCGGCTTGTTGTTGTAGTATCGGCTATGGGCCGGAAGGGAGATCCCTATGCAACGGATACGCTGCTTGATCTGATCGAGCAGGCGGGGGGATCTCTTTCCTCGCGAGAACAGGATTTACTGCTGTGCTGCGGTGAAATCATATCCGCCAGCTTGCTCAGCAGTCTGCTGCAGCGCGAGGGTATTCTATCCACCGTACTGACGGGAGCTCAGGCAGGATTCAGAACGGACAGCCAATTCGGCAATGCCCGCATTCTTGATGTTGTTCCCACCCGCGTGCTTGAGGAATTGGAGAACCGGAACGTCGTGATCGTGACGGGGTTCCAGGGACAGAACGTGAACGGTGAATTTACGACGTTGGGACGGGGCGGCAGCGACACTTCGGCTACGGCGCTGGGTGCGGCGCTGCATGCGGAAATGGTTGATATTTATACAGATGTCAACGGCATATTGACAGCCGACCCGCGCATTGTCGAGGATGCCAGGGCTCTGACGCATGTCAGTTATGCCGAAATCTGCAATATGGCCCATCAGGGAGCTAAGGTCATTCATCCTCGTGCAGTTGAGATTGCAATGCAGTCCGGCATACCCATTCGAGTCCGCTCCACGTTTTCGCAAAGCGAAGGGACACTGGTTGCCAATCCTGAAGGCATTAGAGATGTACAGACAGGGGTTGTCGACAGATATGTTACCGGAATAGCGTACGTCGGAAATGTAACCCAGATTACGGTGCAATCTTCCGGACAATCTGAGGCGAATTTGCAGCTGCAGGTGTTCAAAGCAATGGCTGCACACGCGATCAGCGTCGATTTTATTAATGTAACCCCTTCGGGGGTCGTTTATACGGTATTTGACAATAATGCAGGGAAAGCGAAAGCGATTTTGGAATCAATGGGCTTCTCTCCCCGCATATTAAGCGGATGCGCTAAGGTGTCCGTCATCGGCGGCGGGATTAACGGGGTGCCGGGAATTATGGCTCAGATCGTTGAAGCACTAACCGAGCAGGGCATTCAAATATTGCAGTCTGCGGACTCAAATACGACGATATGGGTGCTCGTGAACAAAGAGGACATGGTACAGGCACTTAGGGCGCTGCACACCAAGTTCGAGCTTGCCCATCAGTGAATTATTTTAGAGGGGGATACAACATGGATTTCGGAAGATTGATTACGGCCATGGTAACTCCTTTCGATGACCAAGGGGTTATCGACTGGGAGCAGACGGCTAGGCTAATTGACTATTTGATCGATGAGCAGAAATCAGATGCTCTGGTCATTTGCGGTACGACGGGGGAATCACCAACACTAAGCGAAGAAGAGAAACTTTCTCTTTTCGAATTTGCCTTAAAACAAGCCAACGGGCGCTGCAAAATCATTGCCGGCACCGGGAGCAACAATACGGCAGAGTCCATTCAATTGACGGCGAAGGCAGAGAAGTGCGGCGTCGATGGTGTGCTGCTCGTCGCGCCATATTACAATAAGCCCAATCAAGAAGGCTTGTATCGCCATTTCGAAGCGATTGCCCGTTCGACGGAGCTTCCGGTCATGCTGTACAATGTACCAAGCCGTACGGTGATCGGCCTCACGGCTGAAACAACACTGCGCCTGGCCCAACTTCCAAATGTGGTTGCGACTAAAGAATGCGCATCTTTAGAGCAGGTGACCCAAATCGTTGCCGGTGCTCCTGAAGGCTTCAAAGTATATTCCGGGGACGATTCCGCGACCTTGCCGGCCATGTCTGTCGGCGCCTATGGCATCGTCAGCGTAGCCAGCCATATTATTGGCCATCAGATGAAGGAAATGATCGGAGCATTCTTGGATGGCCGAGTGGTCGAATCCGCCAAATTGCATCAGCGGCTGCTTCCGGTATTCAAAGGGCTGTTCGAATGTCCGCATCCGGTTCCAAACCCGGTTGCCGTTAAATATGCGCTAAACCAAACTGGTTTTGCCGTAGGCTCTGTACGTTTGCCGCTTGTACCGCCTACGGAAGCAGAGGCTGCGTTTATCCGCAATCTGCTCCCTTAAAGGAATAAGTTAAAAATGTGCTCTTCTTCCAGAAACCGATGCCCGCTTTGAGGCATCGGTTTTTTTGGTATTGCATAAGGTAACGTTAACTAGCTGTAAAGTGTTTGACTTGTTTTTTGCCATTTTAATCATGTATAATGATTTCAAGTGACTGGGTGCGGTGATTTAAAAAAATTTAATGTTATCAAAATATACAACGTCCAAATAACTAGGAGGGTTAGATTCACTTGTCCAAAAAAATGAATAATGATAAATTGACGATCTTTGCATTGGGCGGCGTAGCGGAAATCGGAAAGAACATGTACGTCGTTCAGTATGCCAATGACATCGTTGTAATTGATGCTGGCCTTAAATTTCCAGAAGAGGACATGCTTGGCATTGACATCGTCATTCCCGATATCACTTACTTGACGGAGAACCGTGACAAAGTAAGAGGCATCGTGCTTACGCACGGGCATGAAGACCATATCGGCGGCTTGCCTTATGTACTCAAAAACTTGAATGTTCCCGTATACGGAACCAAATTAACGTTAGGTCTGGTCGAGAACAAGCTGAAGGAAGCCGGCTTGCTGGGCGATACGAAGCGCGTGCTCATTCATGCCGACTCGGAAGTGCAGCTGGGGTCGACGCTTAAAGCGACATTCTTCAGAACAAATCACAGTATTCCTGATTCGGTTGGGGTGTGCATTGAAACGCCGGAAGGCAACGTAGTTCACACAGGTGACTTCAAATTTGATCATACTCCAGTCAATGATCAATTTGCTGATTTGCACCGCATGGGGGAAATCGGCAAGAAAGGGGTACTAGCGCTTTTATCGGATAGTACGAATGCGGAGAAACCTGGTTTCACACCGTCGGAGAAAAATGTCGGCATCGTCCTGGATGATATCTTCCGCAAGGCTCAGCAGCGTGTCGTTGTTGCTACATTTGCTTCCAACGTGCACCGGATTCAACAGGTAATCGATGCGGCTTATTCGACGGACCGCAAGCTGACGATTATCGGACGCAGCATGGTTAACGTCGTGACGATTGCTTCGGAGCTCGGATATCTGAACGTCCCTGACGGCATTCTGATCGAGCCGGAAGAAGTAAACAAAATGGCTGCGGACCGCGTCGTCATTTTATGTACAGGCAGCCAAGGCGAGCCGATGTCGGCGTTAACACGCATGGCCCGTTCCACACATCGCAAGGTCGATATTTTGCCTGGGGATACGGTGATCATCGCAGCGACTCCTGTACCTGGTAACGAAAAATACGTGGGACGGACGATCGATGAACTGTTCCGGTTAGGCGCCGAGGTGATTTACAGCGGCTCGAATTCCGGTGTTCACGTATCCGGCCATGGCAGCCAGGAAGAATTGAAATTAATGCTGAATTTGATGCGACCTAAATTTTTCATCCCCGTCCACGGGGAATACCGCATGCTGCGGAAGCATGCGCTGCTCGGAGAATCCGTCGGCGTTGACCCGGATAATATTTTTCTGCTCGATATTGGCGAGATGGTGGAAATCCAGAACGGCGTTGCTCGTAAGGCCGGTAAAGTTCCAGCAGGCAACGTTCTGATTGATGGCCTTGGAGTTGGCGACGTAGGTAATATCGTGCTTCGCGATCGTAAGCTCCTGTCTCAGGACGGCATTCTGGTCGTCGTCGTTACGCTGAGCAAGCAGGATGGAACAATCGTATCCGGTCCGGATATTATTTCCAGAGGTTTCGTATACGTAAGGGAGTCCGAGGGCCTGCTTGAAGAGGCGAACCGGATCGTCTCCAGCACGTTGGAGAAATTAATGAGCGAGAACGTTAACGAATGGGCTTCGCTCAAGACCAATGTCAAGGATGCACTGGGACGCTTCCTCTATGAGCAAACCCGACGCAGACCGATGATATTGCCGATCATTATGGAAGTGTAATGAACAACTGTAAAAATAAGAAAAATTCATATATCTGACCTTTCGGGTCGGGCACACAGTCGCCCCTTCTCCTGCCGGCAATATTGGACGGTTTCTTGTAGGAGAGGGGGCTTTCTTTTTTGTTGCCGGCCTTGCATGAAGGCTGCTGGCCTAGGCATACTAACGACACGATGGATAATTACTGGCCAGCGCCGAAAGGAAGTGTCGAGGATGAATGAGCAACATCACAAGCCAAGCTATACGGCGAACGACGCAGCGGAGCCTGCACCTGAAGTTCCAGGAGGGGAAAAGACGGCAGCCGCGGTCACCGAAACGATCCAGCAGCTAGGTCAGACCGCAGTGCCTGCGCCCGGGGAATCCAACGTGTATTGCTTGACGATCATAGGACAAATCGAAGGGCATCTTGTGCTGCCTCCGCAGAATAAAACGACCAAATATGAGCATTTGATTCCTCAATTGGTAGCAGCCGAGCAGAACCCTCGCATTGAAGGGATTTTAATTATTCTGAATACAGTAGGCGGTGATGTGGAAGCCGGATTGGCGATTGCGGAAATGATATCTTCGCTGTCCAAGCCGACCGTCACGGTGGTGATTGGCGGCGGACACAGCATCGGTGTGCCGATTGCCGTTGCTTCCGATTATTCGTTTATCGCCGAGAGTGCGACGATGACGATTCACCCCATCCGCATGACAGGGCTTGTGATCGGTGTGCCGCAAACGTTCGAGTATATCGAGAAAATGCAAGAGCGCGTCGTGCGATTTGTGACGGCCCACTCGCAAATCTCCGAGAATACGTTCAAGGAGCTCATGTTCAAGACCGGAGAGCTGAACCGTGATATCGGCACGGCTGTTGGAGGGAACGATGCGGTGAAGAACGGGCTGATTGATGGAATCGGGGGAATCGGCCAAGGACTAGCCAAGCTGAATGAACTGATCGAATCGCGGCGTGCGGGAGGAGGACTTACGCAATGACTCATTATACGATTTTGCCGCAAGACGTTTATTGGAACTGGGACGACCAGGAAACGAAAGACAGCTATACGGAAATTGAACTCGGCGGCGTATTGATGCAGGTCAGGATGGAGCAGGACAATCGGGCAACGATTATCCGGCTGCTGCGCTGCTCTCTGGACGATTATCTAAATCCGGCCTATGCGCCTGGGCAGCAGGTTACGTTTATCCCAATTTTGCGCAAATCATAAAGAGTCTATAGGTTGCCCCCAGTGATTATGGTATAATATTCATCTAGGGGGTGATCTTCGTTTGGCGCGAAAAAAGAAGAAAAAAAAG
This window harbors:
- a CDS encoding YlzJ-like family protein, with the translated sequence MTHYTILPQDVYWNWDDQETKDSYTEIELGGVLMQVRMEQDNRATIIRLLRCSLDDYLNPAYAPGQQVTFIPILRKS